A single region of the Paraburkholderia sp. SOS3 genome encodes:
- a CDS encoding helix-turn-helix domain-containing protein has protein sequence MMHFVKQATQDKSAKTESEWCDLVRKNWSMECQFEKGVTRELLTASWYMGDLRFEAAELSGQQWTWMPGPGLDGWRKNTLLLFLIESGTIEIEQDGNRVELGEGSLLLFDGSIKYTQTARADSRGMILRVSKASLETRGKVLSSREMFVADAASPDVALLKSLIAGAAAYGEQCSSYGARLVAEHLTDLMEIITDDLAAPKRVTSSDALLRQAKRFIERNVANEQIDIDFVAAAMGVSRRYLTKLFERDGSSVMRYLLQQRLARANKILTNGDNRVRISDIAWQCGFVSAAHFSRVFKKQYGTSPTAIQRVRPGHSAK, from the coding sequence ATGATGCATTTCGTCAAACAGGCAACCCAGGATAAGTCAGCCAAGACCGAAAGCGAGTGGTGTGATCTCGTAAGAAAGAACTGGAGCATGGAGTGCCAGTTCGAGAAAGGGGTCACGCGCGAACTTCTGACCGCGTCCTGGTACATGGGCGATCTTCGTTTCGAGGCCGCGGAACTGTCCGGTCAACAGTGGACATGGATGCCCGGCCCCGGACTCGACGGCTGGCGAAAGAATACGCTGCTGTTGTTCCTGATCGAGAGCGGGACGATCGAGATCGAACAGGATGGCAACCGCGTCGAACTCGGCGAAGGCTCGCTGCTGCTCTTCGACGGCAGCATCAAGTACACGCAGACCGCGCGTGCGGACTCGCGCGGCATGATCCTTCGCGTATCGAAGGCTTCGCTCGAAACGCGAGGAAAGGTTCTGTCGAGCCGTGAGATGTTCGTGGCCGATGCTGCGTCGCCTGACGTCGCGTTGCTGAAGTCTCTGATCGCAGGGGCGGCGGCTTACGGTGAACAGTGCAGTTCGTACGGTGCACGGCTCGTTGCGGAGCACCTGACCGACCTGATGGAAATCATCACCGATGACCTGGCGGCGCCGAAACGCGTCACGAGCTCAGATGCCCTGCTCAGGCAAGCCAAGCGCTTTATCGAGCGCAACGTAGCGAACGAACAGATCGACATCGACTTCGTTGCCGCCGCAATGGGTGTTTCAAGGCGCTATCTAACCAAGCTCTTCGAACGCGACGGATCTTCCGTCATGCGTTACCTGTTGCAGCAACGGCTTGCGAGAGCGAACAAGATCCTCACGAATGGGGATAATCGCGTTCGCATTAGCGACATCGCGTGGCAATGCGGATTTGTAAGCGCGGCCCACTTCAGCAGGGTCTTCAAGAAACAGTACGGCACGAGTCCCACCGCGATCCAGCGCGTTCGACCCGGTCATTCGGCCAAGTAA